GTGTGACTGTTGGAAAGCCACTTGCGATGTTACTTTTGCAGAAAGGCGTAGATGCTACGGTTACCGTATGCCACTCGAGAACTAAGGAACTTGCCGAGTTAACGAAGAGCTCGGAGATAGTGGTCGTTGCTATTGGAAAGGCAAAAGCACTTAGTAAAGAATACTTCAATCCAGGAACACTAGTTATAGACGTTGGTATAAACGTTGAAGGTGATGAAATATACGGAGATGTGGACCCATCCGTTTCGGAATTTTGCGACCTCACACCGGTTCCTGGAGGGGTAGGCAGGATAACGACACTTGTTCTAATGGAGCATACAGTTAAAGCAGCCGAAATGGCAAGAAAATATTGATATATACACTTAGGAGGTGTTTAAGGTGAAGTTAGTATTTGCGGGAGCACCGGATGCAGGTGCAGCATCAACGGGAACACAAACAAGTGCATCAGGAGCCATGATGCAGATGTTAATAATGCTCCTGATATTCTTTGCGATGATGTATTTTTTGGTCATCCTTCCACAAAGAAGGAGAGAGAAAGAGTTCAAACAGATGATTGAGAGTTTGAAGAAAGGTGACACGATCATCACAACCGGTGGAGTTGTTGGAAGAATAGTCGATATCAAGAAAGACGTAGTGAAAATCAAGAGCGCAAACTCAACAGAACTCGAAATTCACAAGGCTTACATAGCGAAGGTTATTAAAGAGAAAGAAGAGACAAAAGAAGAAGAAACAGATTCCAAAGACTAAGTATTCGGGGGAGGGTTTACAGATGCGCTCAGATCGTGTAAGACTCATAGTCTCACTTGCTCTACTTGTAGCAGCGATTGTTGTCATGCTCCTACCAGGAGGACGACCAGCAACAGGTTTTGCTAAACTTTTTAGTCGCATTAAACTTGGTTTGGACCTCAGTGGTGGTGTAAGACTTGAGTACAGAGTTGATATCGAGAAAGGAACGGAGAATCCAGCGGCGGTTGTCGATGATGTTTGGACAGTTCTTAGAAACAGGCTTGATTCGGCAGGATACACTGAAGCGGTAATTAAGAAAAGCTTCAGGGAAAATAATTCATTCATAATCATAGAAATACCTGATGCAACTGATACATCGGCAGCGGAAAAGCTTGTCGGTTCTACTGGTGTACTTTGGTTTGGTCAGTCAATTGACGAAAGAGATTACGACCCAACGACAAATCCCGATGATGTAAACCTTGCGCTAAGGGAAGGGGCAGAGTGGTATTCCGACAAGGATGGTAAGAAGTGGTATTTAATAAAGAAAGAGATAAACAACAGAAAAGACTTGGTGTTGACTGGTCCAAGAGTTGTTGAAGCAGTTCCAACGATTGATCAAAAAGGTGTTGCAAATTACGTTGTGTCGTTTACACTTGACAGACAATACGTTGAGATATTCAAACAGATCACAAAAGAACTTTACGTCCCAGAGCAAGTGTTAAATGCTGGTACAACTCAATACCAGCTTGCTTTGAAAAAGAGACTTGCAATTGTACTTGATGATAAGGTTCAGTTTGTTGGATTCGTAGTTAGCCCAATCGAAGATGGGAAAGGGCAAATCAGAGGTAACTTCACATTTGAGCAAGCAAGAGAGCTTGCGGCAATCTTGAGAAGTGGTGCTTTACCGGCCAGACTCGAAAAAACGTCTGCGAGTCTTGTTACACCAACACTTGGTAAAGACGTACTGCAGCAATCACTCAGAGCGGGTATAATAGGAACCATCATAGTCATGGTGTATATGCTCATTTTCTATGGAGTCATGGGCATTGTGGCAATCATTGGTATATTCTACGCACTGGTACTGATATTCGGCTTCCTTGCAGGAACCGGAGCTATATTGACACTCCCTGGTATCGCAGGTATTATTTTCACCATTGGAACACTTGTTGACGGTAACATAATCATTTATGAAAGAATCAAAGAAGAAATGAGAAATGGAAAAACTCCAAAAGCAGCTATCGAAATTGCATTCTCAAGATCATTCTGGACACTCTTTGATGCGAACCTTACAACAATCATTGCTGCGTTGTTCTTGTACTACTTTGGAACAGGAACTATAAAGGGCTTTGCAATTACAACGATCGTTGGTATCTTCGCAGCAATGTTTATGAACCTTGTCTTCAGCAAATTCTTGCTTGATGGAGTATCTGGAGCTATCAGAGTTAGAAAAGCAGGGGGTGCTCAATAATGAAAATCAATTTTGTCGGTAAAAGATATTATTTCATAGCACTTTCTCTTGTTTTGATTGTTGTATCTGTCATAAGTATCTTCACAAAAGGCTTTAATGTTGGTCTTGAATTCATCGGTGGTAGCGAAATCATAGTTAAGACGTCACAAAAGTTATCTGTTTCTGATGTGAGAGCTAAGATTTCAGAGCTTGGTCCAGAATTTAAAAATGCAAGGATTATAGAAGTTCACGCCCTCGGTCAAGCAGAGCAGAAGACATTTTCAATAGTTGTTTCCCCAAGGGATAAAAATGGGGCGCTAAGAACATACAAACCAGATGAAAAGGTAGAAATTTCCAACAAGATATCTGAAATTCTCAATGGAGAAGTCGTATCATTCAATGAAGTTAGTGGCGATGCTGTGAATGAGATCAAAAACCTAACATGGAAAGCCGTTGTCTTCACACTACTCGGTATACTTGTGTACGTCGCTCTTAGATTCAAACTCGCATTTGGAGTAGGTGCAGTTCTTGCACTCATTCATGACGTGGTGATTACACTTGGATTTTTCTCCATTTTCGGATTCGAAATGAACATAGCTGCGATAGCGGCGATACTCACGCTTGTTGGTTATTCTGTGAATGACACAATTATTGTGTATGACAGGATAAGAGAATTCGGAAGAAAGTTCAGAGGAAGAGACATGGCATCGATAGTCAATGACAGTATAAATTCAGTCATAATCAGAACGATAAATACCTCTCTGACGACTTTCTTCGTCGTCCTTATGCTCCTTTTATTCTCAACCGGTAGTATTAAGTCATTTGCATTTGGAATGACCATAGGCGTAGTAATCGGGACGTATTCTTCAATATTCATCGCATCACCGATAGTAATTAAATGGGTTAAGTCCATATAATTGAACTCCAAATACAGCACGGGGGCACCACGTGCCCCCTTTTTCTAATGATTTCTCGAGTATGCAATTAAAAACACAACGTACAATGGAGGTGAGATCTTGGCACTTCTGTTTTCCTCTATATTAGCCGGTTTAGTTTTGATTATCTACCTAACGCTCACTGTGTTAGACAAGAGCCCTGGAAACGAAAAGACTGAAAAGATTTCCCGTATCATCCAGAAAGGTGCGCGTTCCTTTCTCATGCAAGAGTACACAGTCTTCTTCCCAATAGTTTTTGCACTTGCTATTCTCTTTGGCTTTTCTTCAGGATGGACAAAAGCAACAGCATTTGTAATAGGTTCTGTTTTTTCCGTTCTTGCAGGTTTCTTCGGAATGACTATTGCGACAAAATCAAACGCAAGAACTGCCTGGGGAGCGACAAGAAGCATAGGCGAAGCGCTCGATATTGCCTTCTCTGGTGGAGCAGTTATGGGACTTGTCGTCTCTGTGCTTGGACTTTTGGGATTGGGAGTTGTGTACTTGCTCTTCGGACTTGAGGAAATCAGCTTTTACTCGCTTGGTGCTTCGTTTGTTGCACTCTTTGCACGCGTTGGTGGTGGTATCTACACAAAGGCTGCTGATGTTGGTGCGGATATTGTAGGAAAAGTGGAAGCAAATTTGCCAGAAGATGATCCTAGAAATCCAGCCGTTATAGCTGATAACGTTGGTGACAACGTTGGTGACGTTGCTGGCATGGGAGCAGACCTCTACGAATCTTACGTTGGGTCGATTTTCTCGGCAATTGCCCTTGGATATGCCTTGTTCGGTGAAAAAGGAATATTAGACACACTTTACATAATCTCATTCGGACTTCTCGCGTCCATTATTGCAATCGTATTTGTGAAAATTCTTTCCAAGCTTAATACAGAACCTGCAAAGGCTTTAAGATTAGGTACTATTAATGCAAGCGTTGTCTTTTTGGTAATTTCTTTTGCTTATTCCATTATGGAGAAGAATTTGAATCTATTTTGGACGGTCCTTGTTGGTAACATCGTAGGCGTGCTCATAGGTCTCATTACCGAGTGGTACACATCTGGTAAAAAAGTTGAAAAGCTGGCTCACTCCGCAGCAATGGGACCAGCGAACGTCATAATTAGTGGAACTGCACTTGGAATGGAATCAACGGCGGTAATAACTATACTTATCGCACTGGGCACTTACATTTCCTACCGCTTATCTGGACTCTATGGTATTGCCATGGCTGGCGTAGGTATGCTTGCAACACTTGCGATGAACCTTTCAGTTGATGCGTATGGTCCTATTGCAGATAACGCTGGTGGGATTGCACAGATGGCTGGTTTGGACAAAAGTGTAAGGGAAATTACTGACAAACTCGACGCGCTTGGAAATACTACGGCAGCTATGGGAAAAGGATTTGCAATAGGTTCAGCCGCTCTTACTGCAATTGCGCTATTTGCAAATTTCGGTTCTGCTGCCCATGTACAAAGTATCCAGCTCCAAGATCCAAAAATGTTCATCGGTGCGCTAGTTGGTGCTATGCTCACGTTCTTTTTCTCCGCACTTACAATGAACGCCGTTGGTGATGCTGCAAACGATATGGTTGAAGAGATAAGAAGGCAAATTCGAGAAGTACCCGGTATTTTATCTGGAACAACAGAACCAGACTACGAAAGCTGTATAAAGATAGCCACAAAAGGTGCGCTTAAAAGAATGGTTACACCTGCCGTATTAGCAATAGCTGCTCCCATAATACTCATGATAGGCTTAGGTGTCCAGGCGGTTGTTGGTCTATTGATCGGTGCTACAGTTACCGGTGTTGCACTTGCTATATTCATGGCGAATTCCGGCGGGGCATGGGACAACGCGAAAAAGTACGTCGAAGAAGGTCACCTTGGCGGTAAAGGTTCATTTGCTCACAAAGCTACTGTCGTTGGTGACACTGTAGGTGATCCATACAAAGACACAGCAGGACCTTCTTTGAATATCCTTGTCAAACTTATGGCGATAACATCAATAGTATTCTACTCAATAGTGGGGAGGTGGCTATAAATGAGAAGGATAGGAGTTCTTTCTGTCGGGAATGACTGTCCTGGTTTAAACCCTGCAATTAGGTCAATCGTAGTGAATGCTATAGAACAAGAAATAGAAGTGATGGGCATAAGGGACGGATTCGAAGGATTGCTTAACGATAAAGTTGATATTTTGATTAGGAACAACGTTTCCGGTATACTTCACCAAGGCGGTACCATACTTGGAACATCGCTCTTCATACCAGAGAAAGATGAAGAACTAATAGCGATTAAGAACAAAACAACACAGTACGGCATAACTGGTTACATCATTCTTAGAGGAAGGAATGCCGTTAGAAGTGCACTGAATTTGCAAAAATACGGAATTCCATCGATAATTGTTCCAGCAACAATAGATAACGACCTTTCATTTACAGACTTTTCCATCGGCTTTATAACAGCTCTTGAACACGTAACCCAAGCGCTTGATATAATCCATTCAACTGCAGAGTCACACCACAGAGTGATGATTGTAAAAACGATGGGAGCACCTGGTGGTTGGCTTGCCACATTTGGAGGACTCGCCGGTGGTGCCGATTTCGTTATAACAAGCTCGGATGTACTTAATCCAAAGGAACTCTTAGCTACAATACAGCACCGGTATGAAAGTGGAAAGAGATTCTCGATAGTCGTTGTCGAAGATGGTGTTAAACTGCCAGACGAAATCATCGATGAATGTAAATGCTCGCACGAAACAGACCCTGCGGAGGTTGTTGGACTATACATCGGGAAAAAACTGAACCTTGAGTGGAGGTACACAAACCTTGGCTACATCCAAAGAGGTGGAACACCTGCTGCTATAGACAGAATCATAGCGACACAATTAAGTGCGCGTGCTGTGGAACTTGTAAAAATAGGAAAATTCTACCATGCGGTAGGAGTTAAAGGATTCGTTGTTACAGAGGTCCCTTACAGCGACACATTGCTTAATGTTAGACCTGTTGATTACTACATAAAACAATTAGCCAAACTTTTCTACTGATCGCAATTGAACGAAAAATCCGATAAGAGACAGCGGTGGCGTAAGCCACCGTTTGCTTTTTGGATAAGTTAAATAACGATTAATTAAAGAAATAAGAGCACTGTGGAGTAAACTTGAAAAATCTCTACAAAACATTGAATTAATGCTTCATTTTCGTTTTTCTAAAAAATTGTAAGGAGATTAATTTAAATGATATAATGATTCCAGTATCGGTAACGTTACCAATAAATATAACAAGGGTATTTTTTCAGAGAATTTCCGAAAGGGGTGCAGGGGAAAATGGCTGAAAAATTGCCTTTATGGAAAAAGTGGATGTACGCTTTGGGGCAGCTTGGGTGGTCGCTTACGAGCTTTGCGATTGGGAACGCTCTGATTTACTTCTACATGCCTCCTGAGGGGGTCAACATCCCGAAGTACATAACCAGGGGTGCAGTTTGGGCTGGTTTGACCATTGTAGGGCTTGTTCTGGGGATTTCAAGACTTTTCGATGCGATAACGGATCCCTTGGTGGCTACCTTGTCTGACAGGAGCAAGATGAAACTTGGCAGAAGAAGAGGATTTCTTGCTATCAGTGTCCTACCTTTTGCTTTACTTTCGTTCCTGCCATTTTTTCCACCGTCATCCAATTACACTATCAATACAATATGGCTATTTACAACCGTAATCGCTTTCTACTGGTTTATGACAATGTACGTGACTCCATTTTTTGCGTGGATGAGTGAGCTTGGCCATGACCCTGATGAAAGGCTTGGACTAAGCACAATGATTTCAATCACGTGGGCTCTTGGTTTTGTACTCGGGACTCAAATCTATCTTTTCCAAACAATGCTGGAAAATCACGGATTTACACCTGCCAAAGCATTTCAAACGGTTACCGTACTGTATGGTATCATCGGCTTCATATTCATGTTATTACCAATCGTATTTATCGACGAAAAGCGCTACTGCGAACAGCATACGGTCAACGAAGGTGGTTTAGAAGCAATTGTCACAGCGTTCAAAGAAAAGCATTTCGCCATTTTCGTTATCCAAGACCTTCTTTACTGGATAGGACTAACCGGCATAAGCCTTGGCCTTGTATATTACGTTACGGTACTTTTGAAACTTCCAAAGGAGCAAGCATCTCAAGTGCAAATGATAATGTTCCTCTTGTCATTCCTTTTCTACGTTCCAGTGAACTTCTTAACCAAGAAACTTGGTAAGAAGCAGGTCCTTATGGTTGGTTTTCTCGTATTTGCAGTCAACTTTGGCTTTGCAGCACTCTTAGGTAAACTCAACTTTTCACCGTATGTTCAAAGCTACATTGTGGCCATCCTTGCAGCCATCCCTCTTGCGATATTTGGTATTCTACCAAATGCAATGGTCGCCGACATTGCAGAAGCACACGGTAGAAAGACAGGGAACTATAAGGCCGGAGTTTTCTTCGGTGCCAGGACATTCATGCAAAAGATGGGACAAACAATCGCAGGACTAGTATTTCCATCGATCTACATTCTCGGCAAAAACGAAATCAACGAATTCGGCTTAAGAGTAAGCGCTATCATTTCGTTGGCTTTAATGATGCTCGGATATATCGTTATGCTGTTTTACAATGAGAAAGAAATACTTGAAATACTGAAAACAAAACTTGCAACGGAAAAAGAATAGGTGCGTCGAAAACGAAAAAACAAAGTAAATACCAAGTTTTATTTGCCCCTATATCTGTGATTATATCACGCGATATAGGGGCTTATTTAACACATCTTTTTTGAGAATATTTTCACAAATCATCTTGACATTCCGTAGTTACAGTGATAAAATAACAACTGGAATGTGAAAAAAATCACGACTGGGCAGAGTGATTATCTATAAGTTGGAGTGACTATTTGTAAGGAGGTTAGGACGCATGTTTGAAAGAAAGGTGAACATTTACAACGTTTTTGAATTGAGATGCAAAACAACATGTTACTTTGGTGTTGGCGCATTGCAGAAGATGAAAGATATTTCCGAGTATCTTTCAGTACGTGGTTTGAAAAAAGTGATAGTTGTGACTGATCCTGTTGCCTACAAAGTAACTAGTGCGTGGGAAGTTGTTATAAAGTACTTCAAAGAATACGGTATAGAATACGTACTGTACGATAAGGTTACACCAAATCCGACAGTTGAACAGATAGACGAAGCAACGAAGCTTGGAAAGGAATTTGGAGCTCAGGTTGTGTTTGGTATAGGTGGAGGTAGCCCAATAGACACTGCAAAAAGTGTTGCAGTGCTTTTAGAATACGAAGAAAGAACAGGTGCAGAACTCTACGAAGGAAAATTCCTTCCTGAGAAAGCTAAACCGATTATTGCAATAAACACAACGCATGGTACAGGTACGGAAGTGGACAGATTTGCTGTTGCATCGATACTTGAAAAAGAATACAAACCTGCGATTGCGTACGATTGTATCTATCCACTATTCTCTATTGATGACCCACAGTTGATGGTCACACTTCCCTACAAACAGACACTTTACACAACAATAGATGCGCTTAACCACATAACTGAGGCATCGACAACGCTTTCCAGGAATCCGTATTCGATATTGCTTGCAAAGGAAACAGTCAGACTTATTGCAACATACCTACCACAAGCACTAAGTAATCCGAATGATTTAAATGCCAGATACTGGCTACTCTATGCCTCTGCAATTGCCGGTATTTCTTTCGACAACGGACTACTCCACTTCACACACGCACTTGAGCATCCACTTAGTGCAGTAAAACCAGACCTTGCACACAGACTTGGACTTGCGATGCTCCTTCCTGCAGTTGTAAAAGAAATATATCCTTCCGTTGCTGAGATACTCGCTGAAGTGTACGAACCGATAGTTCCAGGTCTTGAGGGAAAGCCAGGAGAAGCTGAAAAAATTGCAAAAGGAATTGAAGATTGGCTATTTAACATGGGTGTGACGGAAAAGCTTGAGGATGTTGGATTCAATGAAGAACATGTTGAAAAACTAACGGATCTTGCGATGACCACACCATCTTTGGGACTATTGCTCAGCCAGGCACCTATTAAGGCGGAGAGGGAGGTTATAAGAAGAATATATAAGACTTCTCTGAAGAAAATATGAAGAACAAGGAAAAACAAAACCGGGGAGCCACACCCGGTTTTGTTTTTTGTCTTACGATATTTTTTATACTCTTGATTCGAAGAATTCAGAGATTTCGAAGATTCGCCTTCACTATTTCTAAGATGTAATGGCAGATATCTACAACCTCCACATAGTCTATATTTGACTTGTTTTCGTCCAATTTTGTTGATATGAGTAACTTTTTATTTTTAACAGTTAAACTTATTCAATCGTACTTTAAGAAATGTTTCTTTAAGTCGTACGGAATTTCTTCTATAAACTCTGGTGGTTTAACAATGAAAAGTTTTGAAAAATCGTCTGTTTTAGAACTCAAAAGAGAAAAATTAGTACTACGCGGCGCGATTACGAATTCTGGTAAGCCTGTATTTAAACCTTCTAAAAGGTAACAAAAAAATTTTTAAGATGAATTATTATCAACTGTATGAAGTTCAAAATAGAAAATCTTCTCAACCACATTTTCGGATACAAAAATATTTCTCACCCGTATGTTTATGCCGTTAAACGCTGGGTTCATTTGTGCGATTCCGTTGATAAAGAGTGCTCGAACTCCATGTCATAACCGATGTACTTGTACCCTAAAGTTTCAACACGCATCTGAAATTCGCGATTCTTTTTAAGTTCTCTTTTTAATACCAGAAAGAAAATCAGGACAAAAAGCAGAAGAACAACCCATATCACGTCTAAATCACCTACGAGATTCTTCATCATTTGCCTAATCGTACATCCGCAAAATATCTAAGATTTCCTGGCAAATGTTCAATGCCCTAAACAGGTCTTCGTGTCTTTCGTACTCCTTGGTAATCAGAAGACTGCCTTTTGTGAGTATAACTGAGATGCGTTTGTACCTGAGAATTTGCTGTTTTAAGTCTTCGGGAATATTTTCGCTCGCCTCTGTGGGGATGACCTTGTAGCTCCTATCAAAAGCGGCTTTCGATTTTGAAAACAACGCTGAAAGCGGTGGACGGGGAACTACTGAGCAGTCTGGGAGTTGGGAGGTGAAGTTTTCGTGCAAAAGGCACAGGTACTTTTTGCGATAATTTTCCGCAGTTACGGTCAGTTCGAAGAAGAGGACTTGACTATCTTGGTCTGGGAACGTGGATATGTTCTTCACCATCAATTTCTTCCATTTAAAATACGGGTTGAGCTTTGCAAATTTCTTTGAAAATTCTTTTTCGAAAGCTATATCCTTAGGTCCAACGTATCGGTATCCTTGTGCTTCAATGCGATTTTTTAATTGTTTATCTCTTTCCTTTCTTTCCCTTGTGTATCGGACGACTATCGCAAGTACGAAAAGATCTACGAGCACAACGATAAGTATTACCGTTAATACCATTGGATTCATCGCTTCCATCCCCATTTTCAGTCTTCTTCTTTTCGCCTCTTTCCAGTTATGTGTTCCACCACCAATTTTACCACAGTTGTATTTGCACACTCGCGTTCTAATTCTTCGATGTTTGGTTGTGAAAATCTCTCGTAAAGTTGTGGCGCGTATTTATGGATAAGTTCCAAGAGCGCCATTTTCTTTTCTCCACCCTCGATTATTCTTGCTTGCCCAAAAGCGATGACACTATCGTAAGCTGTTGATAATTTATCTGGCAATAGCTTAGATTTCGTGACGACAGAAAAACTTGCGTTCTTTTGAAAAGAAATATTGTCGAGCTTTTTACCAACACTTGCGCAGTGGAAATATATGGCACCGTCTTTGTATACATAGTTGACAGGTACGGCGTACGGGTACTTCCCATCCCAAGTTGCTAAAAATCCATATTCTCCGATTTTCAAAAGCTCTATCGCCTCTTTGGTAGATAGTTCTCTATCCTTTCTTCTCATCTTAGCAAACACAGCAATACCTAAGATTTGCTTAACGCAATTGATTAAAACCCTTGGTGGGAGCTGACTGACGATTGCGATATTTCTATTTGTATAAAGCTTGAACCCATCCATGTTCAGCCCACAACCCAGTTCGTAGGCCTGCTCGTATTTTTCAAAAGCCTCGCTTTCGTTTTTGAGTTCGACTTCGACCATGTATTTGACCTCAACGTTGTACGGCACATCCAATTCAATAAACTCATCAAGCACGACTTCTGCGGGGGTTTCGGAAATAAAGTATCTCACCTTTGCAGTGACAGGACTTTCGGATAGTCTTTTGAAAAATTCATCCCAAAATTCATCCGTTTGATTTTCAACGACGTCGGTTAATTCAAATTCTTTCTCCGCTCTTTTAAATCCCTCAGACAATTCCGATTTGAAAGCGATGATCCAACTCTCTTTTCCTGATTCATCGACGGTGTAGCGCACTCTACATTCCTGATGTGGCATATCTTCCAAGTTACGAAGTAGTGCTAAAAAAGAGCAGTCCAGCAGATACCACTGGACTACTCCAAGCTTTTGTTTTGAAATTGACCTTAGTTTTTGAGCTTTCTCCTCATTGATGAGGTACTTCTTTTCACGTTCAATTCCGTCGTTCATATATAAACGCTCCTAATAAAGTCACATAATCGTTGCTGATTCGACGGGATAGTCGATTTCTTCGAGCTTTTGGACAACTTTTTCGATGTTGTTCGTTTCTATGATAATCTCCTTTTGCGCAACTCTGATTTCGAAATCGTTTTCTCCGATTTCTTCGAGCGCCTTTGCTATTCTCATCTTACAGTGGTTGCATGAGATGTCTGGGACTTTCAATAAATACTGTGCCATTTTTACCCCTCCTTTTAAGTGTTCTTTGCATTTTTTGAGCGTCCGAAAATATAAGAACAACAAGATGAAGTGTTTACGAAGTTTTCAAATTTTTGGAATTTCTTTCTGATGTTCATAGAATTCAAAATAACCGTTATCGAACTCATCGCCATGGCACCTTCTGCGATAGCTGGGTGCAAAAGCCCCATCATCGCAAGTGGGATGGCAATTATGTTGTACAAGAACGCAAAAAGAAGGTTTGTCCTTATCGCACTGAATGTTACTTTTGAAATGGATATCACATCGGCTATCTTCGATATACCACCTTTGGTCAATATTATATCAGCGCTATCTATGGCCAAATCGCTTCCACTTCCGATGGCAATCCCAATATCGGCTGCCTTCAAAGCGGCAGCATCGTTGATACCATCACCAACCATGATTACCTTCTTGCCTGTTGATTGGTACTTCCTCACGATGTCCATCTTTTCTTCAGGTTTTACACTTGCGTAAACTTCATCTACACCAACGATTTTTGCTACGTGATTTGCCGTTTTCTCGTTATCACCGGTCACCATCACAGGTATTATACCATGCGATCTTAACCTACGAATCGCTTCTTTCGCATCTTCTCTTACGGTATCCTCCAACGCAAAGAAACCAATTACATCACCATTTTTGTGTACTTCAACTATCGACATACCTTTGGATGTGTACTCTTCGTACATCGAAGAGTCCCTTGGCTTTCCAATCAAGTATTCATCAAAACCTATCCTCGCTTTTAAACCTCTGCCGTGTATCTCTTCGAATTCTTCAACTGCTTGATGTGTATCGTACCCATCCAAGTACTCCGCAATAGCTTTCGAGAGTGGATGGGCCGATAATTTAGTTACATGTTTTATCTTTGGCTTTTCTTCTTCCGGTATATTTTGCACCACTACGCGTGGCTTACCGTACGTTATCGTACCAGTCTTATCAAGCAGCACGTATCCAACGCTTTTTACCGTCTGAATTGCCTCGGCATTCCTTATCAAAAGCCCTTTCTTGGCTGCG
The DNA window shown above is from Fervidobacterium changbaicum and carries:
- the yajC gene encoding preprotein translocase subunit YajC, which encodes MKLVFAGAPDAGAASTGTQTSASGAMMQMLIMLLIFFAMMYFLVILPQRRREKEFKQMIESLKKGDTIITTGGVVGRIVDIKKDVVKIKSANSTELEIHKAYIAKVIKEKEETKEEETDSKD
- the secD gene encoding protein translocase subunit SecD, which produces MRSDRVRLIVSLALLVAAIVVMLLPGGRPATGFAKLFSRIKLGLDLSGGVRLEYRVDIEKGTENPAAVVDDVWTVLRNRLDSAGYTEAVIKKSFRENNSFIIIEIPDATDTSAAEKLVGSTGVLWFGQSIDERDYDPTTNPDDVNLALREGAEWYSDKDGKKWYLIKKEINNRKDLVLTGPRVVEAVPTIDQKGVANYVVSFTLDRQYVEIFKQITKELYVPEQVLNAGTTQYQLALKKRLAIVLDDKVQFVGFVVSPIEDGKGQIRGNFTFEQARELAAILRSGALPARLEKTSASLVTPTLGKDVLQQSLRAGIIGTIIVMVYMLIFYGVMGIVAIIGIFYALVLIFGFLAGTGAILTLPGIAGIIFTIGTLVDGNIIIYERIKEEMRNGKTPKAAIEIAFSRSFWTLFDANLTTIIAALFLYYFGTGTIKGFAITTIVGIFAAMFMNLVFSKFLLDGVSGAIRVRKAGGAQ
- the secF gene encoding protein translocase subunit SecF — its product is MKINFVGKRYYFIALSLVLIVVSVISIFTKGFNVGLEFIGGSEIIVKTSQKLSVSDVRAKISELGPEFKNARIIEVHALGQAEQKTFSIVVSPRDKNGALRTYKPDEKVEISNKISEILNGEVVSFNEVSGDAVNEIKNLTWKAVVFTLLGILVYVALRFKLAFGVGAVLALIHDVVITLGFFSIFGFEMNIAAIAAILTLVGYSVNDTIIVYDRIREFGRKFRGRDMASIVNDSINSVIIRTINTSLTTFFVVLMLLLFSTGSIKSFAFGMTIGVVIGTYSSIFIASPIVIKWVKSI
- a CDS encoding sodium-translocating pyrophosphatase, coding for MALLFSSILAGLVLIIYLTLTVLDKSPGNEKTEKISRIIQKGARSFLMQEYTVFFPIVFALAILFGFSSGWTKATAFVIGSVFSVLAGFFGMTIATKSNARTAWGATRSIGEALDIAFSGGAVMGLVVSVLGLLGLGVVYLLFGLEEISFYSLGASFVALFARVGGGIYTKAADVGADIVGKVEANLPEDDPRNPAVIADNVGDNVGDVAGMGADLYESYVGSIFSAIALGYALFGEKGILDTLYIISFGLLASIIAIVFVKILSKLNTEPAKALRLGTINASVVFLVISFAYSIMEKNLNLFWTVLVGNIVGVLIGLITEWYTSGKKVEKLAHSAAMGPANVIISGTALGMESTAVITILIALGTYISYRLSGLYGIAMAGVGMLATLAMNLSVDAYGPIADNAGGIAQMAGLDKSVREITDKLDALGNTTAAMGKGFAIGSAALTAIALFANFGSAAHVQSIQLQDPKMFIGALVGAMLTFFFSALTMNAVGDAANDMVEEIRRQIREVPGILSGTTEPDYESCIKIATKGALKRMVTPAVLAIAAPIILMIGLGVQAVVGLLIGATVTGVALAIFMANSGGAWDNAKKYVEEGHLGGKGSFAHKATVVGDTVGDPYKDTAGPSLNILVKLMAITSIVFYSIVGRWL
- a CDS encoding 6-phosphofructokinase; this encodes MRRIGVLSVGNDCPGLNPAIRSIVVNAIEQEIEVMGIRDGFEGLLNDKVDILIRNNVSGILHQGGTILGTSLFIPEKDEELIAIKNKTTQYGITGYIILRGRNAVRSALNLQKYGIPSIIVPATIDNDLSFTDFSIGFITALEHVTQALDIIHSTAESHHRVMIVKTMGAPGGWLATFGGLAGGADFVITSSDVLNPKELLATIQHRYESGKRFSIVVVEDGVKLPDEIIDECKCSHETDPAEVVGLYIGKKLNLEWRYTNLGYIQRGGTPAAIDRIIATQLSARAVELVKIGKFYHAVGVKGFVVTEVPYSDTLLNVRPVDYYIKQLAKLFY
- a CDS encoding MFS transporter, which codes for MAEKLPLWKKWMYALGQLGWSLTSFAIGNALIYFYMPPEGVNIPKYITRGAVWAGLTIVGLVLGISRLFDAITDPLVATLSDRSKMKLGRRRGFLAISVLPFALLSFLPFFPPSSNYTINTIWLFTTVIAFYWFMTMYVTPFFAWMSELGHDPDERLGLSTMISITWALGFVLGTQIYLFQTMLENHGFTPAKAFQTVTVLYGIIGFIFMLLPIVFIDEKRYCEQHTVNEGGLEAIVTAFKEKHFAIFVIQDLLYWIGLTGISLGLVYYVTVLLKLPKEQASQVQMIMFLLSFLFYVPVNFLTKKLGKKQVLMVGFLVFAVNFGFAALLGKLNFSPYVQSYIVAILAAIPLAIFGILPNAMVADIAEAHGRKTGNYKAGVFFGARTFMQKMGQTIAGLVFPSIYILGKNEINEFGLRVSAIISLALMMLGYIVMLFYNEKEILEILKTKLATEKE
- a CDS encoding iron-containing alcohol dehydrogenase, with product MFERKVNIYNVFELRCKTTCYFGVGALQKMKDISEYLSVRGLKKVIVVTDPVAYKVTSAWEVVIKYFKEYGIEYVLYDKVTPNPTVEQIDEATKLGKEFGAQVVFGIGGGSPIDTAKSVAVLLEYEERTGAELYEGKFLPEKAKPIIAINTTHGTGTEVDRFAVASILEKEYKPAIAYDCIYPLFSIDDPQLMVTLPYKQTLYTTIDALNHITEASTTLSRNPYSILLAKETVRLIATYLPQALSNPNDLNARYWLLYASAIAGISFDNGLLHFTHALEHPLSAVKPDLAHRLGLAMLLPAVVKEIYPSVAEILAEVYEPIVPGLEGKPGEAEKIAKGIEDWLFNMGVTEKLEDVGFNEEHVEKLTDLAMTTPSLGLLLSQAPIKAEREVIRRIYKTSLKKI